One part of the Acinetobacter sp. XS-4 genome encodes these proteins:
- the paaA gene encoding 1,2-phenylacetyl-CoA epoxidase subunit PaaA, which yields MENNYQKFEQNIANEITIEAKDQMPDAYRKTLIRQIGQHGHSEIVGMLPEGNWITRAPTLKRKAVLLAKVQDEAGHGLYLYSAAETLGADRDDMMEKLIDGKMKYSSIFNYPTLTWADVAAIGWLVDGAAIVNQVALCRTSYGPYARAMVRICKEESFHQRQGFEAMMALAGGTPEQKQMAQDAVNRYWWPALMMFGPSDEHSPNSAQSMAWKIKRFGNDELRQKFVDNTVPQILQLGLEVPDPDLKLNEETGHYEFGEIDWHEFNEVIAGRGPCNHERIEARRKAWENGKWVRDAAVVYAKKQQLEANKVA from the coding sequence ATGGAAAACAACTACCAGAAATTTGAACAAAATATTGCCAATGAAATTACGATCGAGGCTAAGGATCAAATGCCCGATGCCTACCGCAAAACATTGATTCGTCAAATTGGGCAACATGGCCATTCTGAAATTGTAGGTATGTTGCCTGAAGGGAACTGGATTACTCGTGCGCCAACTTTAAAACGTAAAGCAGTTTTATTGGCGAAGGTACAAGATGAAGCGGGTCATGGTTTGTATCTATACAGTGCGGCAGAAACCTTAGGTGCTGACCGTGATGACATGATGGAAAAGTTGATTGATGGAAAAATGAAATACTCATCAATTTTTAACTATCCAACTTTGACTTGGGCAGATGTCGCTGCAATTGGTTGGCTTGTCGATGGGGCAGCTATTGTGAACCAGGTTGCGCTTTGCCGTACCTCTTACGGGCCATATGCACGTGCAATGGTACGTATTTGTAAAGAAGAAAGTTTCCATCAACGCCAAGGTTTTGAAGCCATGATGGCTTTAGCAGGTGGTACACCAGAACAAAAACAGATGGCACAAGATGCGGTAAATCGCTATTGGTGGCCAGCACTGATGATGTTTGGTCCAAGTGACGAGCATTCTCCAAATAGCGCGCAAAGCATGGCATGGAAAATCAAACGCTTTGGTAACGATGAATTACGTCAAAAGTTTGTTGATAACACTGTGCCGCAAATTTTACAGCTTGGTCTTGAAGTACCAGATCCAGATTTAAAACTGAATGAAGAAACAGGTCACTACGAGTTTGGCGAGATCGACTGGCACGAATTTAATGAAGTGATTGCCGGACGTGGTCCATGTAATCACGAGCGTATCGAAGCACGTCGTAAAGCATGGGAAAACGGCAAATGGGTTCGTGATGCAGCAGTGGTCTACGCAAAAAAACAGCAGCTTGAAGCGAACAAAGTGGCTTAA
- the paaZ gene encoding phenylacetic acid degradation bifunctional protein PaaZ: MLEQAHLEGTSTDTDFQQPEHQLSHLASYVYGTWHSTSEELRPVYHAITGESIYAVSSHSIDMKRVVQYAKQNGSELANWTFHQRANALKQIAQYLLERKEEFYKLAYATGATRKDAWIDIEGGIQTLFAYSSLVRRELNDEKIITEDSWIQLSKNGTFGAKHILSPKAGVAVHINAFNFPIWGMLEKIAPTLLAGVPCIVKPATDGSQLTQAVVKAIEEAHVLPKGSLQLICGQTYDLFDHLGPQDCVTFTGSAYTGQKLRNHPHLNKYSIPFSMEADSVNSAILSPEANEETVDLFVREVFREMTTKAGQKCTAIRRAFVPENLLAIVQEKLTAKLAKVVVGDPQKEETTMGALASIKQKHDVAEKVAELSKDAKIVFGGNDSFTFNADHPEKGAFFAPTLLLCEQPLQATHVHTTEAFGPVCTLMPYSKIEELADLVSRGEGSLVASVVKNNDENIEQIIQKIAPWHGRVHVLDAESAKESTGHGSPLPHLVHGGPGRAGGGEELGGIRAVKHYMQRTAIQGSPNSLTQITHSWTAGSKVNEDRVHPFKKSFDELVIGERLLTARRTVSEADIVNFAGLSGDYFYAHTDKIAAAESFFGERVAHGYFIVSAAAGLFVDAAQGPVIANYGMDNLRFVEPVKIGDSIQVELTCKQKTPKPQKDPSQPAHGVVVWDIKVKNQHGELVATYDILTLVARDL, from the coding sequence ATGCTTGAACAAGCACATCTAGAAGGAACCTCAACTGACACAGATTTTCAGCAGCCTGAACATCAACTGTCTCATCTTGCTTCTTATGTCTATGGAACATGGCATTCGACGAGTGAAGAACTACGTCCTGTTTATCATGCCATTACAGGTGAATCGATTTATGCCGTAAGTAGTCATAGCATTGATATGAAACGTGTTGTTCAATATGCCAAACAAAATGGTTCAGAACTGGCTAACTGGACGTTTCACCAACGTGCAAATGCGTTAAAACAAATTGCTCAATATTTACTTGAGCGTAAAGAAGAGTTCTATAAGCTTGCTTATGCGACAGGTGCAACTCGTAAAGATGCATGGATTGATATTGAAGGTGGTATCCAGACGTTATTTGCTTATTCGAGTCTGGTTCGTCGTGAACTCAATGACGAGAAAATTATTACTGAAGACAGCTGGATTCAATTATCTAAAAATGGAACTTTCGGTGCTAAGCACATTTTAAGTCCTAAAGCAGGTGTTGCCGTTCACATTAATGCATTTAACTTCCCAATTTGGGGAATGCTTGAAAAGATTGCACCAACTCTACTCGCAGGTGTGCCATGTATTGTTAAACCTGCAACCGATGGCTCTCAATTAACTCAAGCGGTTGTAAAAGCCATTGAAGAAGCCCATGTATTACCAAAAGGTTCGCTACAACTGATTTGTGGTCAAACTTATGACTTGTTCGACCACTTAGGCCCACAAGACTGCGTGACCTTTACAGGTTCTGCTTACACAGGTCAAAAACTACGTAACCACCCTCACCTCAATAAATATTCGATTCCATTTAGCATGGAAGCCGACTCAGTAAACAGTGCGATTTTAAGCCCTGAGGCAAATGAAGAAACTGTCGATTTATTTGTGCGTGAAGTCTTCCGTGAGATGACCACCAAAGCAGGCCAAAAATGTACCGCAATTCGTCGTGCATTTGTTCCTGAAAATTTGTTAGCTATCGTGCAAGAGAAGCTCACTGCCAAACTTGCTAAAGTTGTGGTGGGTGACCCTCAAAAAGAAGAAACCACCATGGGCGCTTTAGCGAGCATTAAACAAAAACATGACGTTGCAGAAAAAGTTGCCGAACTCAGCAAAGATGCAAAAATTGTTTTTGGTGGTAACGATAGCTTTACATTTAATGCAGATCATCCTGAAAAAGGTGCTTTTTTCGCTCCAACTTTATTGCTCTGCGAACAACCTTTACAAGCGACACATGTGCATACCACAGAAGCATTTGGTCCTGTATGTACCCTCATGCCATATAGCAAAATTGAAGAATTGGCTGATCTTGTTTCACGTGGCGAAGGTAGCTTAGTGGCTTCTGTCGTTAAAAATAACGATGAAAATATTGAACAGATTATTCAAAAAATTGCACCTTGGCATGGCCGTGTCCATGTACTCGATGCAGAGTCGGCAAAAGAAAGTACAGGACATGGTTCTCCACTTCCACATTTAGTACACGGCGGACCTGGTCGTGCAGGTGGCGGTGAAGAGTTAGGCGGTATTCGCGCCGTTAAACACTACATGCAGCGCACCGCAATTCAAGGTTCTCCAAATAGTCTGACGCAAATTACCCACTCGTGGACTGCTGGCTCAAAAGTTAACGAAGACCGCGTACATCCATTTAAAAAGTCGTTTGATGAGTTAGTGATTGGTGAACGCTTATTAACAGCACGTCGCACAGTAAGCGAAGCAGATATTGTCAACTTTGCTGGTTTAAGCGGTGACTATTTCTATGCGCATACCGACAAAATTGCAGCTGCCGAATCTTTCTTTGGTGAGCGCGTTGCACATGGCTATTTCATTGTATCGGCCGCAGCTGGTCTATTTGTAGATGCAGCACAAGGCCCTGTGATTGCCAACTACGGTATGGACAACTTACGCTTTGTTGAACCAGTTAAAATTGGTGACTCAATTCAGGTTGAACTCACCTGTAAGCAAAAAACGCCTAAACCTCAAAAAGACCCGTCTCAGCCTGCTCATGGCGTTGTGGTGTGGGATATTAAAGTCAAAAACCAACATGGTGAACTTGTCGCAACCTACGACATTTTAACTTTAGTTGCTCGTGATTTATAA
- a CDS encoding MFS transporter produces MLPVMQIFNHKALMRIALVIAFVQFTNALEYMVFNPVFVFMATDFAVPVSFSGYVSGMYTLGAVLSGIIAFYWIGHFNKKRFLIINMALLGLLTLLTTCISSFSLLLALRFCAGLVGGTTIGVGISILINNAPPNLQGKMLATVIASFSIVSIVGMPTILFLCTHYDWHVALWLISALCAVALPLIVSIIPKDPVSLDTLPKQPLDMETLLFASSNALVQFSPMLVIPILAPLMIQQLGASQDLLPWLFFSGGVIGYLSTKITGALTSHFSALILATGSTIVFILSLLIPMLGYQYATLFISLFLGASYSRLVTSSVVSIQFPDDRQRAGFSSLQTSIMYLVTTIAFFLSAFLLPDHGMTPQNLNKLLMICVISAAGFPVLIIILQKKLAKRFHLRQF; encoded by the coding sequence ATGCTCCCAGTCATGCAGATATTTAATCATAAAGCTCTCATGCGGATAGCCCTTGTAATTGCTTTTGTCCAGTTCACTAATGCACTGGAATATATGGTGTTCAACCCTGTTTTTGTTTTTATGGCAACAGATTTCGCAGTGCCTGTATCATTCTCAGGCTATGTGTCCGGCATGTACACACTAGGTGCCGTCCTTTCGGGAATTATTGCTTTTTACTGGATTGGTCATTTCAATAAAAAGCGGTTTTTAATTATCAATATGGCGTTGTTGGGGCTACTAACACTTTTGACTACCTGCATATCCAGTTTTAGTCTTCTGCTTGCACTTCGATTTTGTGCAGGGTTGGTTGGTGGTACGACAATCGGTGTGGGTATAAGTATATTAATAAACAACGCACCGCCTAACTTACAGGGAAAAATGTTAGCCACGGTGATCGCGTCATTTTCAATAGTAAGCATTGTAGGTATGCCCACGATATTATTTTTGTGCACACATTATGACTGGCATGTGGCTTTGTGGCTCATAAGTGCCTTGTGTGCAGTAGCGTTGCCATTGATTGTATCCATCATACCTAAAGACCCAGTCTCTTTAGACACGCTCCCTAAGCAGCCTCTCGATATGGAAACTTTACTGTTCGCTTCCAGTAATGCGCTTGTTCAGTTTAGTCCTATGCTGGTTATTCCTATTTTGGCACCGTTAATGATACAGCAGCTAGGCGCTTCTCAAGATCTACTGCCTTGGCTCTTCTTTAGCGGGGGCGTGATAGGTTATCTGTCTACAAAAATCACAGGGGCGTTAACCTCCCATTTTTCGGCTTTGATCTTGGCTACCGGTTCGACCATTGTCTTTATATTGAGTTTGCTAATACCAATGCTTGGCTATCAGTATGCAACGTTATTTATTAGTTTATTTCTCGGTGCATCTTACAGTCGTTTGGTGACATCTTCGGTGGTTTCGATTCAGTTTCCTGATGACAGACAACGAGCAGGATTTTCTTCATTACAGACCTCAATCATGTATCTGGTTACAACCATCGCATTCTTTCTGTCTGCTTTTTTATTACCTGATCATGGCATGACACCACAAAATCTAAACAAGTTACTGATGATATGTGTAATTTCCGCAGCAGGGTTCCCAGTTCTCATTATTATTCTGCAAAAGAAACTGGCTAAACGTTTTCATCTGAGACAATTCTAA
- a CDS encoding LysR family transcriptional regulator gives MRPALDFNTLKVFIAVVERESFVGASKILEMPTSNVSRCISQLEEKLDLQLIERSTRHMKLTQAGQLLYTRAKPLLEALEQTETELTLRQMQLKGPLRICIPNEIGPALLGSIIADFACQYPDLEISCVTNLSGFESLRDDLDLAIIITRGQMDNSDYIARHLVTIPCTIVAAPSLIQRYGTPTHIQQFEELPCITTVSALKGAPWQFVNKKGEFETIKVKGHYRVNSGEMAGQAAISGVGFAILSEQACQPYISDGRLIEIEFEQSAAPLQLFALYSNRRYLPAKTRALIDFIQQKLSDSSS, from the coding sequence ATGCGTCCTGCTCTGGATTTTAATACCCTGAAAGTGTTCATTGCGGTGGTTGAAAGAGAAAGTTTTGTTGGAGCATCGAAAATCCTTGAAATGCCGACATCAAACGTGAGTCGCTGTATTTCTCAGTTAGAAGAAAAACTGGATCTTCAGCTCATTGAGCGTAGCACCCGACATATGAAACTCACTCAGGCAGGACAGTTACTCTACACTCGAGCTAAGCCATTACTGGAAGCACTTGAGCAAACTGAGACAGAATTAACGTTGCGGCAAATGCAACTCAAAGGCCCATTGCGAATCTGTATTCCCAATGAAATAGGTCCTGCATTGCTGGGTTCTATTATTGCCGATTTCGCCTGTCAGTACCCAGATCTAGAGATCAGCTGTGTTACCAATTTGTCAGGTTTCGAATCTCTGCGAGATGATCTGGATTTAGCTATCATTATTACCCGTGGTCAGATGGATAACAGTGACTACATCGCACGTCATCTGGTAACTATTCCTTGCACCATTGTTGCAGCCCCATCCCTCATTCAGCGTTACGGCACCCCGACTCATATCCAGCAGTTTGAAGAATTACCCTGTATTACAACAGTAAGTGCACTTAAAGGTGCTCCTTGGCAATTTGTCAATAAAAAGGGGGAATTCGAGACCATCAAAGTTAAAGGACATTATCGAGTAAACAGCGGGGAGATGGCAGGACAAGCCGCTATATCAGGTGTCGGTTTTGCAATTCTATCCGAACAAGCATGCCAACCCTACATTAGCGATGGACGTTTAATCGAGATTGAGTTTGAACAATCGGCAGCTCCATTGCAATTGTTCGCACTTTATTCAAATCGCCGTTACTTACCCGCTAAAACAAGAGCACTCATTGATTTCATACAGCAAAAATTGAGTGATAGTTCGAGCTGA
- the mutS gene encoding DNA mismatch repair protein MutS produces MNSAEIMADLSSHTPMMQQYLKVKTDYQHALLFYRMGDFYELFFEDAHLAAKLLGITLTHRGKASGRPIPMAGVPYHAAEGYLARLVKAGRTVAICEQVGEVTGKGPVDRKVVRILTPGTLTDDALLSSYQSSNLVSLCIHQNQIGFALLDLSAGIFKVQQQDYKPEQLPIELARLMPSEILIDEDLVDTNIIEQIKKHLECPVTKRPNVDFNLNNAQKTLCDQFTVSTLSGFGLDPLPLAKAAAAALIHYAKETQKTALPHIRSIQLEQSTDFIALDPITRRNLEIIEPLFEHGTSLFQLVNDCQTAMGGRLLSRTLMQPVRDTALLDARLDAIEQLIQGYHESPVRLVLKEIGDIERVLSRVALGSARPRDLVQLRHACAQIPALRTALTPVIQAKKSKLLVQLDQELGDFKALHQHLIAAIVENPPVLLRDGNVIAEGYDADLDELRQIRDHAGQFLIDLEIKERERTGINTLKIGYNRVSGYYIELTRAQAEQAPADYIRRQTLKNAERYITPELKSFEDKVLSSESRALAREKALFEALLENLRENIAHLQMMSSAIAQIDVVANFAHQARLNNWARPEFTPETGIKIQAGRHPVVEALNKAPFTPNDTFLDAQHRMAIITGPNMGGKSTFMRQTALISLLAYCGSYVPAKAAKLGPIDRIFTRIGSADDLSTGKSTFMVEMTETSQILHHATNQSLVLMDEVGRGTSTYDGLSLAWACVVDLTKRVKCLCLFATHYFELTELGSEAGIDNYHVTAQELNGNLILLHKVQQGPASQSHGLQVAKLAGIPANVIKEAQKRLRILEKQQQQHLQTSFQNDLFAPPDANSGSQIIEKVVEIEVSSPALDLLKQIEVDNLSPRQALEQLYELKAALKS; encoded by the coding sequence ATGAATAGCGCTGAAATCATGGCTGACTTATCTTCTCATACACCTATGATGCAGCAATATCTCAAAGTCAAAACGGACTATCAACATGCGTTGCTGTTTTACCGTATGGGTGATTTTTATGAACTCTTCTTTGAAGATGCTCATTTAGCAGCCAAACTTTTAGGTATCACCTTAACCCATCGTGGTAAAGCTAGTGGGCGACCTATTCCAATGGCGGGTGTTCCCTATCATGCGGCAGAAGGTTATCTTGCACGTCTGGTCAAAGCTGGGCGCACTGTAGCCATTTGCGAACAAGTGGGAGAAGTGACAGGTAAAGGTCCAGTTGATCGTAAAGTTGTTCGTATTCTGACCCCTGGTACTTTAACTGATGATGCATTACTCAGCAGTTATCAATCCTCTAATCTCGTTTCATTATGCATTCATCAAAACCAGATTGGTTTTGCGTTACTCGACTTAAGTGCAGGCATTTTTAAAGTTCAACAACAAGATTACAAGCCCGAACAATTGCCTATTGAGCTTGCACGTTTAATGCCAAGTGAAATCTTGATTGATGAAGACCTGGTCGACACAAATATTATCGAGCAAATTAAAAAACACTTAGAATGCCCTGTTACCAAACGTCCAAATGTAGACTTCAATCTAAATAACGCACAAAAAACTTTATGTGACCAATTTACGGTATCAACGCTTTCAGGTTTTGGTTTAGACCCATTACCTTTAGCTAAAGCTGCTGCCGCTGCACTCATTCACTATGCAAAAGAAACCCAAAAAACTGCATTACCACATATCCGTTCAATTCAGCTTGAGCAAAGTACAGACTTTATCGCGCTCGACCCAATCACGCGCCGTAACTTAGAAATTATCGAACCGTTATTTGAACATGGCACCTCATTATTCCAACTGGTGAATGACTGCCAAACTGCAATGGGTGGCCGTTTATTAAGCCGTACACTCATGCAACCAGTCCGTGATACAGCATTGCTCGATGCTCGTTTAGATGCGATTGAGCAACTCATTCAGGGATATCACGAAAGCCCAGTTCGTTTAGTGCTTAAAGAAATTGGTGATATAGAACGTGTGCTTAGCCGTGTTGCTCTAGGCAGTGCGCGACCACGTGATTTAGTACAGCTTCGTCACGCATGCGCACAAATTCCAGCTTTAAGAACGGCGTTAACTCCAGTCATTCAAGCGAAAAAATCCAAGTTATTAGTTCAACTCGATCAAGAGCTTGGAGATTTTAAAGCGCTTCATCAACATTTAATAGCAGCTATTGTTGAAAATCCGCCAGTATTACTTCGTGATGGCAATGTAATTGCAGAAGGATATGATGCTGACCTCGATGAATTACGCCAAATTCGTGATCATGCAGGTCAATTCCTCATTGATTTAGAAATCAAAGAACGTGAACGCACTGGCATTAATACCCTTAAAATCGGCTATAACCGTGTAAGTGGTTACTACATTGAACTGACTCGTGCTCAAGCAGAACAAGCTCCAGCTGACTATATCCGTCGCCAGACTTTAAAAAATGCTGAACGCTACATTACCCCTGAACTAAAAAGTTTTGAAGATAAAGTTCTGTCGAGCGAATCGCGTGCATTAGCCCGTGAAAAAGCCTTATTCGAAGCTTTACTTGAAAATCTGCGCGAAAATATTGCTCATCTTCAAATGATGAGTTCGGCAATTGCTCAAATTGATGTGGTGGCAAACTTTGCTCATCAAGCACGTTTAAACAATTGGGCGCGCCCTGAATTTACCCCAGAAACGGGCATTAAAATTCAGGCTGGTCGCCACCCTGTCGTTGAAGCTTTAAATAAAGCACCATTTACACCCAATGATACTTTCCTTGATGCTCAGCACCGTATGGCAATTATTACTGGTCCAAACATGGGCGGTAAATCAACCTTCATGCGTCAAACAGCATTAATTAGTTTGCTTGCTTATTGTGGTAGCTATGTGCCGGCCAAAGCAGCCAAGCTTGGTCCAATTGACCGAATTTTCACTCGTATTGGTTCAGCCGACGATTTATCTACGGGTAAATCGACCTTTATGGTTGAGATGACAGAAACTTCACAGATTCTGCACCATGCCACCAATCAATCGCTTGTTTTAATGGATGAGGTTGGCCGCGGAACCAGTACCTATGACGGTTTATCTTTAGCTTGGGCTTGCGTAGTTGATTTAACGAAGCGCGTAAAATGTTTATGTTTATTTGCCACTCATTATTTCGAGTTGACTGAACTTGGTAGTGAAGCAGGAATTGATAACTATCATGTAACTGCGCAAGAACTTAATGGCAATCTAATTTTATTGCATAAAGTTCAACAAGGCCCTGCAAGTCAAAGTCATGGTTTACAGGTTGCAAAGTTAGCGGGCATTCCTGCCAACGTTATTAAAGAAGCGCAGAAGCGTTTACGCATTTTAGAAAAACAGCAGCAGCAACATCTACAAACCAGCTTTCAAAATGATTTGTTTGCTCCACCAGATGCAAACTCTGGTTCACAAATCATAGAGAAAGTGGTCGAAATAGAAGTTTCATCCCCTGCTCTAGATTTACTTAAGCAAATTGAAGTCGATAACTTATCGCCTCGTCAGGCGCTTGAACAACTCTATGAGTTGAAAGCTGCACTGAAATCTTAA
- a CDS encoding GNAT family N-acetyltransferase has protein sequence MILRSLQYSEIDLIWQQISRRELITQNYIQNQQHLELVDCFFDVQHWDSYHLENDPPKLKQLYEQGSIFIGAFDASEKLVGVSVVSNQFIADYPHAKLLHYFYVDADQQGQGIGAKLMQAAKESAKQLGANQLYISATPSRRTVDFYMKHGAQPLGAPDQQLWQLEPEDIHLLYTL, from the coding sequence ATGATCTTAAGATCTTTGCAATATTCAGAAATCGATCTTATTTGGCAGCAGATTAGCCGCCGTGAATTAATTACTCAAAACTACATACAAAACCAGCAACATTTAGAATTAGTAGATTGTTTTTTTGATGTGCAACATTGGGACTCGTATCATCTAGAAAATGACCCACCTAAACTAAAACAACTCTATGAACAAGGTTCAATATTCATCGGTGCATTTGACGCTTCTGAAAAACTGGTTGGTGTAAGTGTAGTCTCAAATCAATTTATAGCGGATTACCCTCACGCGAAATTACTCCACTATTTCTATGTCGATGCAGACCAGCAAGGTCAAGGCATTGGTGCTAAGCTTATGCAAGCTGCAAAAGAGTCTGCCAAGCAACTCGGTGCAAACCAACTGTATATTTCAGCAACTCCAAGTCGGCGCACTGTTGACTTCTATATGAAGCATGGCGCGCAACCCTTGGGTGCTCCAGATCAACAACTTTGGCAGCTCGAACCTGAAGATATTCATTTGTTATATACCTTGTAA
- the fdxA gene encoding ferredoxin FdxA, producing the protein MTFVVTENCIKCKYQDCVEVCPVDCFYEGPNFLVINPDECIDCALCEPECPANAIFSEDELPEGQEVFIELNADLSQKWPNITQIGDQPADREEWNGKPDKLQYLEK; encoded by the coding sequence ATGACCTTTGTTGTCACTGAAAATTGTATTAAATGTAAATACCAAGATTGCGTAGAAGTTTGTCCTGTAGACTGTTTTTACGAAGGTCCGAATTTCCTAGTGATTAATCCGGATGAATGTATTGACTGTGCATTATGTGAACCAGAGTGCCCGGCAAATGCAATTTTCTCTGAAGATGAGTTACCAGAAGGTCAGGAAGTGTTTATTGAATTAAATGCGGACCTTTCTCAAAAATGGCCTAACATTACTCAAATTGGTGATCAACCAGCTGACCGTGAAGAATGGAACGGCAAACCTGATAAATTACAATATCTTGAAAAGTAA
- a CDS encoding D-Ala-D-Ala carboxypeptidase family metallohydrolase has product MRKFLQSLVPLCIIPAVMVGCVSSPQHTTTGKTSPSGKRIFIPQERVIIERPIRPKIEPASYRAWLNTGDHYERVREYEKFLARNDVVGIVPSFELLRSARDWQKCGSSEYAVPNRELWNNSLSTLRVFKYLVAAKVLTDFEVTSVYRDLPLNQCAGGASSSKHLFNSAIDFRIGPEVPQPEDYAFIENTKFKLCQFWAQHGQSLNLGVGLYSSGQIHIDTQGYRTWGPDLTRNSSMCNF; this is encoded by the coding sequence ATGCGGAAGTTTTTGCAGAGTCTGGTGCCTTTATGCATAATCCCAGCGGTTATGGTGGGTTGTGTCAGCTCTCCCCAACACACAACAACAGGCAAAACCTCTCCAAGTGGTAAACGAATCTTTATTCCACAAGAGCGCGTTATTATCGAGCGCCCGATTCGCCCTAAAATTGAGCCTGCGTCCTACCGCGCTTGGTTAAATACAGGCGATCACTATGAACGAGTACGTGAATATGAAAAATTTCTAGCACGTAATGATGTAGTCGGTATCGTACCAAGTTTTGAATTATTAAGATCAGCACGTGATTGGCAAAAATGCGGTAGTTCAGAATATGCGGTACCAAACCGTGAGCTATGGAATAACTCTTTATCAACCCTACGCGTATTTAAATATTTAGTTGCAGCAAAAGTTCTAACCGACTTTGAAGTGACTTCAGTTTATCGCGACCTGCCTTTAAACCAGTGTGCTGGCGGGGCAAGCTCTTCTAAACATTTATTTAACTCTGCAATTGATTTCCGTATTGGACCAGAAGTTCCACAGCCAGAAGACTATGCTTTTATTGAAAATACAAAGTTTAAACTTTGTCAGTTCTGGGCTCAGCATGGCCAAAGCTTAAACTTAGGTGTTGGTTTATATAGCTCTGGACAGATTCACATTGATACTCAAGGCTATCGTACTTGGGGACCTGACCTCACCCGAAACAGTTCGATGTGTAATTTCTAA
- a CDS encoding O-methyltransferase, producing the protein MQQMWTDIDQYIDSHLIPEDPRLEYALKNTDEHGFSNHLAVAPNQGMFLQMLIQMNKCKRVLEIGTFAAYSTIWLGRALPEDGYLLTIEGRDTHAEMAQKNIDHANLPVKVELKAGRAADILSAIDPQSVEPFDFIFIDADKQGYPEYLELSLKFSRSGTIIVLDNVIRAGDILNPDNKKPSIEGIREMFKALENHPQILSCTALQTVGSKGHDGFAIAIVK; encoded by the coding sequence ATGCAGCAGATGTGGACAGACATTGACCAATATATCGATTCACATTTAATTCCCGAAGACCCGCGACTTGAATATGCATTAAAGAATACCGACGAACACGGCTTTTCAAATCATCTTGCAGTAGCACCTAACCAAGGTATGTTCTTGCAGATGCTTATTCAAATGAATAAATGCAAACGAGTTTTAGAAATCGGAACCTTTGCTGCATACAGTACTATCTGGTTGGGCCGTGCTTTACCTGAAGATGGTTATTTACTCACAATTGAAGGCCGTGATACTCATGCAGAAATGGCTCAAAAAAATATCGACCATGCTAACCTTCCTGTAAAAGTTGAGCTTAAAGCTGGCCGTGCCGCAGATATCCTTTCCGCGATTGATCCTCAATCTGTCGAGCCTTTTGATTTTATTTTCATTGATGCCGATAAACAGGGTTATCCTGAATATTTAGAATTGAGTCTGAAATTCTCTAGATCAGGTACGATTATTGTGCTGGATAATGTAATTCGCGCAGGTGATATTTTAAATCCAGATAATAAAAAACCGAGTATTGAAGGCATTCGTGAAATGTTTAAAGCTCTCGAAAACCACCCACAAATACTATCTTGCACAGCATTACAAACAGTTGGCTCAAAAGGTCATGATGGCTTCGCAATTGCAATTGTGAAATAA